The genome window TAGCATTAGTTCCAGGAGTAGTGCTTCTTTTAGTTGCTCAACTTGTCCTAGTGGAAGTATTTGTGGTGATGAGATTGAATCTAAAAGGCACAGGGGCAGACCTGGAAAACGAAACAGAGATGAAAGTGATATTAACAAGGTTGAAAGTGGGACTAAGAGGGCTAGATATAGGTCAAGGAGCTGTTCTTCTCACAGTCAGTGTAGCGAGCGTGGTGGTGATAGTCAGAGTGAGGAAAAAGTGacatttgaaaacaaattgaGGAGGTTGAGATCAGTTATTACTGTCACAGAAGAAGACAAGCATGGCAGATGGATGGATAAGGATGggcacaaagaagagatggcATATGATGATGATTACCCTTCTTGTAGAAGCAATGATAGTAATGATGGAGGGTGCAAGAGGGAGTTGGATAATCATTTACATGTTGTTGAGAAGAGAATAGGAGTGGAGAGTgggaaagaggaaaaagctCTTATTTCTAATGTTCCAATCGAAGATCTCACAGATAGTGGTAACATTTTTGAAAAGGATTATGGTGGCCAAGATGATGGAATTAACTCTAGCCGTGATGGAATAGGAATTGCTGGTCCTGTTAATGAAAATACGAAAGAGGTTTCTGGGGCAATTAGTCGTCTGCCAGGTGAAGATCTGGAGTCAATTTTAAGACAAAGGGCTTTGGAAAATCTAAAAAGGTTCAAAGGAAGCCATCAAAGAATTCCAGCAGTAACTACTAGTGAGGAAAACAAGAGCAATAGTGATTTGAAACAGCCATCCACTGTAAAGGCTGATTTTGTTCAAATAGAATCCCCAAAGGAGAGTGGTGCTAGAGCGGTTGTTGCAAAGTCCTCCAAGGAGGGTGCTACTGAAATGGTTGTTGCAAAGTCCTCCAAGGAGGATGCTGCTGAAATGGTTGATACAACCCAATTACTAGAAAATGCCAATGGGCCTCCGGTGAGAGATCCCATTGTTTCTtccaaaaatcttaaaaaGGAACTGGATAGGACTAGTGGTAGCAATGAATTGCAAGATGTTGCTTGCCCAACATATCAGGTGGCTCTTGGAAATTCCGATAAAAAGGTTGACACAATTGCAGTGCTTAATAAACCGAACTTGGCTTCACCAAAATTGAGGTGCCACTCAGCAAAAGCTCATTCCACGCGGAAACAAGCAGCTGGTTCGCAGGAACCTCCTCATGAAAGATTATTGGTGATTGAGAGTAGTGCAGATAAGAGTACTTATGAGACTGCCCAAACTGTGCCCCAAACCCAAAGTACCTATAGTAACGGTGATGATATCAATGACGATTGTGGTTGTACTGCTCCTGAACCTTCGGGAGAGAATAGGTCTGATAAACAGCAAGGTGAGGGTAAGGATGGCTCACAGTTTGAGCAGAAAACCATGTCTGTCATGCGAGGTAGTGAAATGGTACAGGTGGGTGATTTGATCTATTACAGATTTTTATACTTCTTTTTACCCGGCAACTTAATAAAAACACTTAGTTAGCCgggggtgggggtgggggtggtggtgggggAAAACCAACTTTAGGATACCCCTGGGTCACTCCCAGGACAAGCCTTTGAAAGTTAGGTTGGTTTACGACTGGCTGTACCCTTAGGGCACACGATCACCACTTTAGCTTTTAAGTTTAATAGTCTATTTTCAGaccttaaaataaaatttgatagTCAATTTTTTACTGTTTGCTTTaatgttttaataatttttgcaGGTGAGTTACAAGGTTTACATCCCTAAGAAAGCTCCTGGTCTGGCGAGGAGGCAACTCAGGCGGTGATGTCTCATCATCATTCTGGTGCACAAGTTGCTCTTGATGAAAGCTCTAAACACATTTAGATGGATCTTCCAATAAGCTTCAAACAATATTCCTTTAAAAAGGGATGTGTGCTTTTGGATGCTTGAGTGGCCTTTTGTGCGGGCATTCTCGTCCTCATGAACAATAGAAATCTGTGGTGTTTAGTAGCTGTTTTTGGTAGTTATATCATCTGTCATGCACTTGGTCACCAGAGTTATTCAACAGTTCCTGTTGTA of Prunus dulcis chromosome 4, ALMONDv2, whole genome shotgun sequence contains these proteins:
- the LOC117625992 gene encoding G patch domain-containing protein 8, whose amino-acid sequence is MGKSSSSHRKKRAKISSQAGTRKSSKSKPKSRKYRSKKLRRRDDSPSHSDDGDSRSLESVSSFSSDDDSRSRRARSRTRRDLKGSKKKARRRSHSHDSSEDSPRGKKRKSAKKKNDYEARKKSRSRKKPRRNASISSRSSASFSCSTCPSGSICGDEIESKRHRGRPGKRNRDESDINKVESGTKRARYRSRSCSSHSQCSERGGDSQSEEKVTFENKLRRLRSVITVTEEDKHGRWMDKDGHKEEMAYDDDYPSCRSNDSNDGGCKRELDNHLHVVEKRIGVESGKEEKALISNVPIEDLTDSGNIFEKDYGGQDDGINSSRDGIGIAGPVNENTKEVSGAISRLPGEDLESILRQRALENLKRFKGSHQRIPAVTTSEENKSNSDLKQPSTVKADFVQIESPKESGARAVVAKSSKEGATEMVVAKSSKEDAAEMVDTTQLLENANGPPVRDPIVSSKNLKKELDRTSGSNELQDVACPTYQVALGNSDKKVDTIAVLNKPNLASPKLRCHSAKAHSTRKQAAGSQEPPHERLLVIESSADKSTYETAQTVPQTQSTYSNGDDINDDCGCTAPEPSGENRSDKQQGEGKDGSQFEQKTMSVMRGSEMVQVSYKVYIPKKAPGLARRQLRR